A single region of the Stigmatopora argus isolate UIUO_Sarg chromosome 6, RoL_Sarg_1.0, whole genome shotgun sequence genome encodes:
- the vgll4b gene encoding transcription cofactor vestigial-like protein 4b isoform X1 — MLLTKMDLLNFQYLDKMNNNIGILCYEGEATFRGDPRLQCLSLSSSSSSPSSSSSSSISSHRTGPPPISPSKRKLSGEQGDSDLDDNEHVAKMSRLFATQLKPHGDYRKDQSRGPMERVVVPGVHANHFYGHAHLQHHHHSLAAMDQPLALTKSNGTMAPVALPHVLGITERQQNRPSVITCAPANNRNCNLSHCPLSHNGCSSLTNNYRRVPSNIACDPVIEEHFRRSLGKNYKEPEPAAVQATAGNSVSITGSVDDHFAKALGETWLQIKNKSAPSSVASSPDSSPDSRVINRDRSPSLVS; from the exons ATGCTACTCACAAAAATGGACCTGTTGAATTTCCAGTATCTGGACAAGATGAACAACAACATTGGTATACTCTGCTACGAAG GAGAAGCAACCTTTCGAGGAGACCCTCGACTCCAGTGCCTGTCCCTGTCCTCCTCCTCATCGTCTCCatcatcatcctcttcttcatccATCTCCAGCCACAGAACGGGCCCACCACCGATCAGCCCAAGCAAGAGGAAGCTGAGCGGAGAGCAGGGGGACAGTGACTTGGACGACAATGAACATGTGGCCAAGATGAGCCGACTTTTCGCTACACAATT GAAACCCCACGGTGACTATCGCAAGGACCAAAGTCGGGGTCCAATGGAGCGCGTGGTGGTGCCCGGCGTCCATGCCAACCACTTTTATGGCCACGCCCACctccagcaccaccaccacagtTTGGCCGCCATGGACCAGCCGCTGGCATTGACCAAGAGCAATGGCACGATGGCTCCGGTTGCCCTGCCGCACGTGCTTGGTATCACAGAACGCCAGCAG AATCGGCCATCGGTGATCACGTGCGCGCCAGCCAACAACCGCAACTGCAACCTGTCGCACTGCCCACTCTCCCACAACGGATGCTCGAGCCTCACTAACAACTACAGGAGAGTCCCCT CCAACATTGCATGCGACCCTGTCATCGAGGAGCACTTCCGCCGTAGCTTGGGCAAAAACTACAAAGAGCCCGAACCAGCAGCGGTGCAGGCAACAGCCGGCAACTCGGTGTCCATCACGGGCTCGGTGGACGACCACTTCGCCAAGGCGCTCGGAGAGACGTGGCTGCAGATAAAGAATAAGAGCGCTCCGTCGTCAGTTGCCAGCAGCCCCGACTCGTCGCCCGACAGCCGCGTCATCAACCGCGATCGCTCCCCTTCGCTGGTCTCCTGA
- the vgll4b gene encoding transcription cofactor vestigial-like protein 4b isoform X2 encodes METPLDVLSRAASFVHANEEEREATFRGDPRLQCLSLSSSSSSPSSSSSSSISSHRTGPPPISPSKRKLSGEQGDSDLDDNEHVAKMSRLFATQLKPHGDYRKDQSRGPMERVVVPGVHANHFYGHAHLQHHHHSLAAMDQPLALTKSNGTMAPVALPHVLGITERQQNRPSVITCAPANNRNCNLSHCPLSHNGCSSLTNNYRRVPSNIACDPVIEEHFRRSLGKNYKEPEPAAVQATAGNSVSITGSVDDHFAKALGETWLQIKNKSAPSSVASSPDSSPDSRVINRDRSPSLVS; translated from the exons GAGAAGCAACCTTTCGAGGAGACCCTCGACTCCAGTGCCTGTCCCTGTCCTCCTCCTCATCGTCTCCatcatcatcctcttcttcatccATCTCCAGCCACAGAACGGGCCCACCACCGATCAGCCCAAGCAAGAGGAAGCTGAGCGGAGAGCAGGGGGACAGTGACTTGGACGACAATGAACATGTGGCCAAGATGAGCCGACTTTTCGCTACACAATT GAAACCCCACGGTGACTATCGCAAGGACCAAAGTCGGGGTCCAATGGAGCGCGTGGTGGTGCCCGGCGTCCATGCCAACCACTTTTATGGCCACGCCCACctccagcaccaccaccacagtTTGGCCGCCATGGACCAGCCGCTGGCATTGACCAAGAGCAATGGCACGATGGCTCCGGTTGCCCTGCCGCACGTGCTTGGTATCACAGAACGCCAGCAG AATCGGCCATCGGTGATCACGTGCGCGCCAGCCAACAACCGCAACTGCAACCTGTCGCACTGCCCACTCTCCCACAACGGATGCTCGAGCCTCACTAACAACTACAGGAGAGTCCCCT CCAACATTGCATGCGACCCTGTCATCGAGGAGCACTTCCGCCGTAGCTTGGGCAAAAACTACAAAGAGCCCGAACCAGCAGCGGTGCAGGCAACAGCCGGCAACTCGGTGTCCATCACGGGCTCGGTGGACGACCACTTCGCCAAGGCGCTCGGAGAGACGTGGCTGCAGATAAAGAATAAGAGCGCTCCGTCGTCAGTTGCCAGCAGCCCCGACTCGTCGCCCGACAGCCGCGTCATCAACCGCGATCGCTCCCCTTCGCTGGTCTCCTGA